Part of the Sulfuriflexus mobilis genome is shown below.
AGACACTCGTAGTCCTTGACCGGACCAAAGATCTTGGCACAGAACAGACCATCACGTTCTGGCTTAAAGGTACGGTAGTTAATGGTCTCCGGCTTTTTCACTTCGCCGAATGACCATGAACGAATTTTATCCGGTGAGGCCAGGCCGATGCGAATCGCATCAAACTCTTCTGTCTGACCCTGTTGCTTAAGTAGATTTAACAGATCTTTCATGTTCTTTCCGCCTTACGAAAGATTGATCCAATACTGCGCATTAGTCTTGTTCCAGCTCGATATCGATAGCCAGTGAACGAATTTCCTTCAGCAATACATTAAAGGACTCCGGCATACCCGCCACCATACGATGATCACCGTCAACAATGTTCTTGTACATCTTGGTACGACCCTGAACATCGTCCGATTTAACCGTCAGCATTTCCTGCAAAGTGTAGGAAGCACCGTAGGCCTCGAGTGCCCAGACTTCCATTTCACCAAAGCGCTGACCACCGAACTGTGCCTTACCACCCAACGGCTGCTGGGTAACGAGACTGTATGGCCCGGTTGAACGAGCGTGCATCTTGTCATCAACAAGATGGTTCAGTTTCAGCATGTACATATAGCCGACCGTAACCGGACGCTCGAACTCGTCACCGGTGCGACCATCCTTGAGAAGGGTCTGGCCGGAACGTGGCAAATTCGCCAGTTCAAGCATATGACGAATATCATCTTCCGAGGCACCATCGAAGACCGGTGTCGCCATCGGCACACCGCCACGCAGGTTCTTCGCCAATTCAGTGATCTCGTCATCGTTGAATGACTTCAAATCTTCCATCACACCACTGCTGTTGTAAACCTTGTCGAGGAACTTGCGCATCTCTTCGACCTTGCAGTGCTCGTCAAGCATGTCACCAATGCGGTGACCCAGGCCCTTCGCGGCCCAGCCAAGGTGGGTTTCCAGCACCTGCCCCACGTTCATACGCGAAGGCACGCCGAGTGGGTTCAGCACCACGTCTACCGGGGTACCGTCATCACCGTATGGCATATCTTCAACCGGCACGATCATGGAGATCACACCCTTGTTACCGTGACGACCCGCCATCTTGTCACCCGGCTGGATACGACGCTTGACGGCAACGTAGACCTTGACCATCTTCAGCACGCCAGGGGCGAGGTCATCACCCTGAGTGATCTTGGTCTTCTTCTCATCGTAACGGGCATCGAAGTCCTTGCGCTGTTGCTTAAATTGACCGGCAAGGGCCTCAAGCTGACTCGCAGCGGCTTCGTTATGCAGACGCACATCAAACCACTTGGAACGCTCCAGCTCGGTCAGGTAGGCCTTGGTGATCTTGTCACCAGACTTCAGTCCGTTCGGTCCACCGTCTGCCTGTTTGCCTGTTAACAGCTTCTCGGCGCGCGCGTAAAGGTCTTCTTCAAGGATACGCAGCTGATCGTTTAGGTCCTTCTTGACCTTGGCCAGTTCGCTTGCCTCGATTTCCAGGGCACGGGCATCTTTCTCGACACCGTCGCGGGTGAAGACCTGCACGTCGATAACCGTACCGGTCATGCCGGATGAAACGCGTAGCGAGTTATCCTTTACGTCCGAGGCCTTCTCACCAAAGATGGCACGCAGGAGCTTTTCTTCCGGTGTCAGCTGGGTTTCACCCTTCGGTGTTACCTTACCAACGAGGATATCACCCGGTTTGACCTCGGCACCGATGTAGACAATGCCTGACTCGTCGAGCTTGGCCAGTGCCGACTCACCGACGTTGGGGATATCACCGGTGACTTCTTCCGGACCGAGCTTGGTGTCGCGTGAGACACAGGTCATTTCTTCGATATGAATGGTGGTGAAACGATCTTCCTTGACGAGACGTTCTGAAATCAGAATCGAGTCCTCGAAGTTATAACCGTTCCAGGGCATGAAGGCGACCAGCATGTTCTGACCGAGGGCCAGTTCGCCCATGTCGGTAGAAGGGCCATCGGCCATCACGTCACCACGGGTCACTGTGTCACCGTTTTTCACCAGCGGGCGCTGATTGATACAGGTGTTCTGGTTGGAACGCGTGTACTTGGTCAAGTTGTAGATATCGACACCTGGCTCACCGGCAACGGTTTCGTCATCGTTAACACGAACCACGATACGACCGGCGTCAACGGAGTCGACCACACCACCACGGTCGGCAACCACGGTCACACCGGAGTCGATGGCAACGGTACGCTCTATACCAGTACCCACCAGCGGCTTTTCGCTACGCAGGGTCGGTACAGCCTGACGTTGCATGTTCGAACCCATGAGGGCGCGGTTGGCATCGTCGTGCTCGAGGAACGGGATCAGGGCCGCGGCCACGGATACGATCTGACGTGGTGAAACGTCGATGTAATTGACGTTCTCTGGGGTAGACAGGGTAAATTCGTTCATGTGGCGGCAGGAAACCATTTCGTCCTGCAGCTTACCCTTGGCATCCACCTCGGCATTGGCCTGAGCGATGACGTAACCACTTTCCTCGATCGCCGACAAGTACTCGATTTCGTCGGTAACCTTGCCATTCACCACCTTCTGGTAAGGAGTTTCGAGGAAGCCATAATCATTGGTTCGTGCGTACACGGCCAGTGAGTTAATCAGACCGATGTTCGGGCCTTCAGGTGTTTCAATCGGACAAACACGACCGTAGTGAGTCGGATGCACATCTCGTACCTCAAAGCCGGCACGTTCGCGGGTCAAACCACCCGGGCCAAGCGCCGAGATGCGACGCTTGTGGGTCACTTCTGAGAGCGGATTGTTCTGGTCCATAAACTGCGACAGCTGTGAAGAACCAAAAAATTCCTTGATGACAGCTGAAACAGGCTTGGCGTTAATGAGTTCCTGCGGCATCAGGCCTTCGCTCTCGGCAATGCTCAAGCGTTCCTTGACGGCACGCTCGACACGCACCAGACCCACACGGAACTGGTTCTCGGCCATTTCACCGACACAACGTACACGGCGATTACCGAGGTGGTCGATATCATCGACGACACCGTTACCGTTACGGATGTTAAGCAGCGTCTTGATAACATCAATAATGTCATCATTGGACAGGGTGCCTTCACCGACAACTGCATCACGACCGACACGACGGTTGAACTTCATGCGACCGACAGCGGACAGGTCATAACGATCGGCATTGAAAAACAGGTTGTTGAACAGATTCTCGGCGGCATCCTTGGTAGGCGGCTCACCCGGGCGCATCATACGGTAGATCTCGACCATGGCCTCGAGTGCATTGGTGCTTGCATCGATGCGCAGGGTCTCCGATATGAACGAACCTCTATCAAGATCGTTGGTGTAGAGTGTTTTGATCTCCGGGACACCGGCTTCAAGCAGGGCTTCAAGCAGCTCTTCGGTGATCTCAGCATTCGCCGCACAGACTAGTTCACCCGTTTCGGTGTTGACGATATCGTTGGCGATGACCTTACCCATCAGGTATTCATTAGACACCTTCAGGGAAGTCACTCCGGCCTTTTCGAGTTCGCGAATGTGGCGTGCAGTAATGCGGCGACCGGATTCGACGATTACCTTGCCCTTGGCCTTGATGTCGAAGCTGGCGGTTTCACCACGCAATCGCTCTGGCACGAGGTCGAGAACGATATCGTCCTTAACAAACTTCAGGGTGTCCGTTTCGAAGAACATCTCCAGCATCTGCTCATTGTTGTAACCGAGCGCACGCAACAGGATCGATACCGGCAGCTTGCGACGACGGTCGATACGAACAAAGACGTTATCCTTCGGGTCAAATTCAAAGTCCAGCCAGGAACCACGGTACGGAATCACACGGGCATTGAACAACAGCTTGCCGGATGAGTGGGTCTTGCCCTTGTCGTGGTCAAAGAACACGCCAGGTGAACGATGCAACTGGGAAACGATGACACGCTCGGTGCCATTGATAACAAAGGTACCGGTATCGGTCATGAGCGGCAGTTCGCCCATGTAGACTTCCTGTTCCTTAACTTCCTTGATGTCCTTGCCGCCGCTGGACTCCTTGTCATAAATCACAAGGCGCAGCTTGACGCGTAACGGTGCCGCATAGGTGACACCGCGCATTTGACATTCCTTGACATCAAATACCGGGGTTCCAAGACGGTAGCTGACATATTCCAGCGCAGCGGTTCCCGAATAACTTACAATTGGGAAAACCGAGCTAAACGCGGCATGCAGCCCCTGCTCTTTGAGATTATCATCCGCAGCGCCAGCCTGGAGAAAACTCCGGTAGGAATCCACTTGAATGGCCAACATATATGGCACATCCAGAATCCCCGGGCGCTTGCCGAAATTATTACGGATGCGTTTCTTTTCAGTAAACGAGTACGCCATCTCGAACCCTCAGCAAAAAATAGTAATTCTGTAATCGATACCTGATAAAACCATCAAGCAACGACAAAAAGGCAGAGGGTTGGTGACTTTTGGTCACCAACCGCAAACTGCCAGGTGTTGTCTCGCAATACGCACAGACGAGCTTATTTAAGCTCGACTGCGGCGCCTGCTTCTTCCAACTTTTTCTTAACGTCTTCAGCTTCATCCTTGGAAGCGGCTTCCTTAATAGTTGAAGGGGTGCCTTCAACCATGTCCTTGGCTTCCTTCAGACCGAGACCGGTGATAGCACGAACAACCTTAATGACAGAAACCTTATTGTCACCAAAACTGGTCATTACTACATCAAACTCGTCCTTTTCGGCAGCGGCTTCACCAGCAGCAGCTGGAGCAGCTGCCATGGCAACCGGTGCGGCGGCGCTTACATTGAACTTCTCTTCCATTGCTTCGATGAGATCAACAATCTCTACAACGGTCATGTTGGAAATAGTTTCCAGGATATCGTCTTTACTGACGGCCATGATCTTACTCCTAAAATAAAACCTAAAATCTACTCAGACCGCTAAGCGGCCAATTCGGTTAAAAGCCTTACGCTGCCTTGGTGTCGCGAACAGCACCCATCACACGGGCAAGCTTGTTGTTCGGTTCTGCCAACGTACGGACAAACTTGCTGATTGGTGCCTGTATAACGCCACACAACATGCCAAGGGCCTGATCGCGTGTCGGCATACTTGCCAGCGTTGCAAGTTGCGAGGCATCCATAAGTTTGCCGCCCAGTGCAATACTCCGCACCACCAGCTTGTTATGGTCTTTCGCAAAATCCTTGAAAATTCGAGCCGCTGCAGCCGGGTCTTCTTTTGAGAAGGCCAACATTAACGGACCGGTCAAGGTGTCCTGTAAGCAAGCGTAATCGGTGCCTTCCACTGCACGACGTGCCAACGTGTTCTTAACGACGCGAAGATAGACGTCTGCACCGCGCGCTTGTTTGCGCAGGGCGGTCATCTCGTCAACGGTCAGACCACGGTACTCAGCTGCAATTGCAGACTGGGCACTGGCCGCGACTTCAGCGACTTCAGCAACGATTGCCTTTTTTTCCTCAAGGTTCAGCATTGTGCCGTTCCCTCCAGGTTGCATTCGGAAACACGATACTCAAACCAGCTATCGCCACGGACCCCTTGTCCGGTTTCCTTTGTCACACAGAATACCGCGTGCGGTATTCCACCCGTTGGTGACCTTCGCCAGTAAAAACTGTCTAGGGCTTCACCATCTGCGCAGGCCGGGATGCATCCCATTAAGCGCCATGCACCTCCTGTGCATGCCTCACCTGCGGTCTTTGACGCACCTTCAGCTCATTAAATAACCGAAGGGGCCCAAAGCCTGTTGACCGGTCCCGATTAGATCTCGAGACTGGCCTTATCTACCGGAACACCCGCACCCATGGTGGTGGAGAGGGTGATCTTCTTCATGAATATGCCCTTCGCTGAACTTGGCTTGGCCTTATTCAGGTCGGCGATCAGTGCGTCGAGATTTTCGCGCAGTGCCTTCGGTTCAAAATCAACCTTGCCGATGGTGGCGTGAATGATACCGCCCTTGTCAGCACGGTAACGGATCTGACCGGCCTTGGCATTCTTCACGGCCGTTTCAACATCAGGTGTCACCGTACCGACCTTCGGGTTAGGCATCAGGCCACGTGGGCCGAGGATCTGACCCAGTGTGCCGACAACGCGCATGGCATCCGGTGTCGCAATGACGACATCAAAGTCCATGACGCCACCCTTAATAGTTTCAGCCAGGTCTTCAAAACCAACGAGGTCTGCACCGGCTGCCTTGGCCTTGTCGGCGTTTTCGCCCTGGGCGAATACGGCAACACGGATGGTCTTGCCGGTACCGTTTGGCAGTACCGTCGCGCCACGCACGTTCTGGTCGGACTTACGTGGGTCAATACCGAGGTTGATACTGACATCAACGGACTCGACAAACTTGGCCTTAGGAAATTCTTTCAACAGGTTCAGTGCGTCGTCGATAGCATAGGACTTGCCGGCTTCGACCTTCTCGCGGATGGCCTGTGTGCGTTTACTCAGCTTTGCCATCTTACTTTACCCCTTCTGTTTCAATGCCCATGCTGCGAGCACTACCGGCGATAGTTCGCACAGCGGCATCCATGTCAGCAGCAGTCAGGTCTGGCATCTTGGTGTTCGCAATCTCTTCGAGTTGCGCACGGGTCACCTTGCCAACCTTGTCACGATTAGGCACGGCACTACCACTTTTCAGACCAGCGGCCTTCTTCAGCAAGATAGCAGCCGGCGGCGTCTTCATGATGAAGGTGAAGCTCTTGTCACTGTAGACAGTAATAATGACCGGAACCGGCATGTTTGGTTCCAGATTCTGTGTCTGGGCGTTAAACGCCTTACAGAAATCCATGATGTTCAAACCATGCTGACCCAGGGCTGGGCCGACTGGCGGACTAGGATTCGCCGCGCCTGCAGCAACCTGTAGCTTTACGTAGGCTTC
Proteins encoded:
- the rpoB gene encoding DNA-directed RNA polymerase subunit beta, with translation MAYSFTEKKRIRNNFGKRPGILDVPYMLAIQVDSYRSFLQAGAADDNLKEQGLHAAFSSVFPIVSYSGTAALEYVSYRLGTPVFDVKECQMRGVTYAAPLRVKLRLVIYDKESSGGKDIKEVKEQEVYMGELPLMTDTGTFVINGTERVIVSQLHRSPGVFFDHDKGKTHSSGKLLFNARVIPYRGSWLDFEFDPKDNVFVRIDRRRKLPVSILLRALGYNNEQMLEMFFETDTLKFVKDDIVLDLVPERLRGETASFDIKAKGKVIVESGRRITARHIRELEKAGVTSLKVSNEYLMGKVIANDIVNTETGELVCAANAEITEELLEALLEAGVPEIKTLYTNDLDRGSFISETLRIDASTNALEAMVEIYRMMRPGEPPTKDAAENLFNNLFFNADRYDLSAVGRMKFNRRVGRDAVVGEGTLSNDDIIDVIKTLLNIRNGNGVVDDIDHLGNRRVRCVGEMAENQFRVGLVRVERAVKERLSIAESEGLMPQELINAKPVSAVIKEFFGSSQLSQFMDQNNPLSEVTHKRRISALGPGGLTRERAGFEVRDVHPTHYGRVCPIETPEGPNIGLINSLAVYARTNDYGFLETPYQKVVNGKVTDEIEYLSAIEESGYVIAQANAEVDAKGKLQDEMVSCRHMNEFTLSTPENVNYIDVSPRQIVSVAAALIPFLEHDDANRALMGSNMQRQAVPTLRSEKPLVGTGIERTVAIDSGVTVVADRGGVVDSVDAGRIVVRVNDDETVAGEPGVDIYNLTKYTRSNQNTCINQRPLVKNGDTVTRGDVMADGPSTDMGELALGQNMLVAFMPWNGYNFEDSILISERLVKEDRFTTIHIEEMTCVSRDTKLGPEEVTGDIPNVGESALAKLDESGIVYIGAEVKPGDILVGKVTPKGETQLTPEEKLLRAIFGEKASDVKDNSLRVSSGMTGTVIDVQVFTRDGVEKDARALEIEASELAKVKKDLNDQLRILEEDLYARAEKLLTGKQADGGPNGLKSGDKITKAYLTELERSKWFDVRLHNEAAASQLEALAGQFKQQRKDFDARYDEKKTKITQGDDLAPGVLKMVKVYVAVKRRIQPGDKMAGRHGNKGVISMIVPVEDMPYGDDGTPVDVVLNPLGVPSRMNVGQVLETHLGWAAKGLGHRIGDMLDEHCKVEEMRKFLDKVYNSSGVMEDLKSFNDDEITELAKNLRGGVPMATPVFDGASEDDIRHMLELANLPRSGQTLLKDGRTGDEFERPVTVGYMYMLKLNHLVDDKMHARSTGPYSLVTQQPLGGKAQFGGQRFGEMEVWALEAYGASYTLQEMLTVKSDDVQGRTKMYKNIVDGDHRMVAGMPESFNVLLKEIRSLAIDIELEQD
- the rplL gene encoding 50S ribosomal protein L7/L12, with amino-acid sequence MAVSKDDILETISNMTVVEIVDLIEAMEEKFNVSAAAPVAMAAAPAAAGEAAAEKDEFDVVMTSFGDNKVSVIKVVRAITGLGLKEAKDMVEGTPSTIKEAASKDEAEDVKKKLEEAGAAVELK
- the rplJ gene encoding 50S ribosomal protein L10, producing the protein MLNLEEKKAIVAEVAEVAASAQSAIAAEYRGLTVDEMTALRKQARGADVYLRVVKNTLARRAVEGTDYACLQDTLTGPLMLAFSKEDPAAAARIFKDFAKDHNKLVVRSIALGGKLMDASQLATLASMPTRDQALGMLCGVIQAPISKFVRTLAEPNNKLARVMGAVRDTKAA
- the rplA gene encoding 50S ribosomal protein L1, producing MAKLSKRTQAIREKVEAGKSYAIDDALNLLKEFPKAKFVESVDVSINLGIDPRKSDQNVRGATVLPNGTGKTIRVAVFAQGENADKAKAAGADLVGFEDLAETIKGGVMDFDVVIATPDAMRVVGTLGQILGPRGLMPNPKVGTVTPDVETAVKNAKAGQIRYRADKGGIIHATIGKVDFEPKALRENLDALIADLNKAKPSSAKGIFMKKITLSTTMGAGVPVDKASLEI
- the rplK gene encoding 50S ribosomal protein L11, which produces MAKKIEAYVKLQVAAGAANPSPPVGPALGQHGLNIMDFCKAFNAQTQNLEPNMPVPVIITVYSDKSFTFIMKTPPAAILLKKAAGLKSGSAVPNRDKVGKVTRAQLEEIANTKMPDLTAADMDAAVRTIAGSARSMGIETEGVK